The following proteins come from a genomic window of bacterium:
- a CDS encoding energy-coupling factor transporter ATPase, with the protein MIRCEHLTYIYGRGTPFQVQALTDVSLEIRAGEIVGVIGATGSGKSTLIQHMNGLLRPANGRVLLDDVDIHGSRVDRRRIRQQIGLLFQYPEQQLFEETVLADVAFGPRNLGLTEEDARARAHRALEQVGLPPDRFGSRSPFDLSGGEMRRAAIAGVLAMEPRMLILDEPTAGLDPMGRRDLLDHVRRLHRDRGLTVVLITHSMDAVAQLCERLFVLDRGRLVAEGATRTVFADAARLTALGLGVPQVTRLAHRLRERGVQVRADLLTIEEARVAIREALAVRGRGPL; encoded by the coding sequence ATGATCCGCTGTGAGCACCTGACATACATCTATGGACGGGGCACGCCGTTTCAGGTGCAGGCCCTCACCGACGTGTCGCTGGAAATCCGCGCAGGGGAGATCGTCGGCGTGATCGGGGCCACCGGATCGGGCAAATCCACGCTGATCCAGCACATGAACGGCCTGCTCCGCCCCGCGAACGGCCGGGTGCTGCTGGACGATGTCGACATCCACGGATCACGCGTAGATCGCCGCCGCATCCGGCAGCAGATCGGCCTCCTGTTCCAGTACCCCGAGCAGCAGTTGTTCGAGGAGACCGTGCTGGCGGACGTGGCGTTCGGGCCGCGGAACTTGGGTCTGACCGAGGAAGACGCCCGCGCTCGGGCCCACCGTGCGCTCGAGCAGGTGGGCCTGCCGCCCGACCGGTTTGGATCCCGCTCGCCGTTCGATCTCAGCGGGGGGGAGATGCGGCGCGCGGCGATCGCCGGGGTCCTGGCCATGGAGCCCCGGATGCTCATTCTGGATGAGCCGACGGCCGGCCTCGATCCGATGGGGAGGCGTGATCTCCTGGACCACGTCCGCCGGCTCCACCGCGACCGGGGGTTGACGGTCGTGCTGATCACGCACAGCATGGACGCGGTGGCGCAACTGTGTGAGCGCCTGTTCGTCCTCGATCGAGGCCGCCTCGTGGCCGAGGGTGCGACGCGGACCGTGTTTGCCGACGCCGCCCGCCTCACGGCGCTCGGGTTGGGAGTGCCACAAGTGACCCGCCTCGCCCACCGGCTCCGGGAGCGCGGGGTCCAGGTCCGGGCAGACTTGTTGACGATCGAGGAAGCCCGAGTCGCCATTCGCGAGGCGCTGGCGGTACGGGGCCGTGGACCTCTTTAA
- the rplQ gene encoding 50S ribosomal protein L17, producing the protein MALGQKGRRLGRDTGARLALFRGLVSALIVEERIATTEHKAKETKKVADRVIDLALRNDLHARRQIARLLTDRMVVRRLFGTIVPRYQKGRGGYTRIIRTAPRRGDAAPMALLELVK; encoded by the coding sequence ATGGCGCTCGGGCAAAAGGGGCGGCGGCTCGGGCGCGACACCGGGGCGCGATTGGCCCTGTTTCGGGGACTGGTGTCGGCCCTCATCGTCGAGGAGCGTATCGCCACCACGGAGCACAAGGCCAAGGAGACGAAAAAAGTCGCCGACCGGGTGATCGACCTCGCGCTGCGTAACGACCTGCATGCCCGCCGGCAGATCGCGCGGCTGTTGACCGATCGGATGGTGGTGCGGCGTCTCTTCGGGACGATCGTGCCCCGCTATCAAAAGGGACGGGGAGGATACACCCGGATTATCCGGACCGCTCCGCGGCGAGGCGACGCCGCGCCGATGGCCCTGCTCGAGCTTGTGAAGTAG
- a CDS encoding energy-coupling factor transporter ATPase, whose product MVPPLIAVRDLHYAYHPGTPDSTPALQGIDLDVASGECLAIIGGNGSGKSTLAKHLNALLLPTSGEVRVDGIDTRDPEGAWQVRQRVGMVFEHPDNQIVAAVVEEDVAFGCENLGLPPAEIRDRVDRALQTVGLQSLRRHPPHQLSGGQKQRVAIAGVLAMHPRCLVLDEATSMLDPQGQQEVMETALGLCRRDGLTLVLITHTMEEAAAADRIVVMAQGRIALAGAPAEVFAQERELRRLRLEAPELVRLGRALAADGIAVPSDLLTLDALVDALAPRP is encoded by the coding sequence ATGGTCCCTCCCCTGATCGCGGTCCGGGACCTCCACTACGCGTACCACCCCGGCACGCCCGATTCCACCCCGGCGCTCCAAGGCATCGATCTGGATGTCGCCTCCGGCGAATGCCTCGCCATTATCGGCGGGAACGGCTCGGGCAAGAGCACCCTGGCCAAGCACCTGAACGCGCTGCTGCTGCCCACCTCCGGCGAGGTGCGCGTGGACGGCATCGACACTCGCGATCCGGAGGGCGCGTGGCAGGTCCGCCAGCGGGTCGGCATGGTATTCGAGCATCCGGACAATCAGATCGTGGCCGCGGTCGTCGAAGAGGACGTCGCGTTCGGGTGCGAGAACCTTGGTCTGCCGCCCGCGGAGATCCGTGATCGCGTGGACCGGGCGTTGCAGACCGTCGGCCTCCAGTCCCTACGGCGCCACCCCCCACACCAGCTCTCAGGCGGCCAAAAGCAGCGCGTGGCGATCGCCGGCGTGCTGGCCATGCATCCGCGGTGCCTGGTCTTGGACGAGGCGACCTCCATGCTCGATCCTCAAGGACAGCAGGAGGTGATGGAGACGGCGCTGGGGCTGTGCCGCCGGGACGGGTTGACCTTGGTCCTCATCACCCACACGATGGAGGAGGCGGCCGCGGCGGACCGGATCGTTGTGATGGCCCAAGGGCGGATCGCTCTGGCGGGGGCCCCGGCGGAGGTCTTCGCGCAGGAACGTGAGCTGCGCCGGCTCCGGCTCGAGGCGCCGGAACTCGTACGCCTGGGCCGCGCGCTCGCCGCGGACGGGATCGCCGTGCCTTCCGACCTGCTCACGCTCGATGCGCTCGTCGACGCCCTCGCGCCCCGCCCATGA